The window CGCCGCGAAATGCACGATGGTGCCGATGCCGCGATCGGCCAGCAGACCTTCGACCAGTGCAGTATCGCAAATGTCACCGACCACCAGTTCGACCCCGTCAAGGCCGTCCAGATTGGCGCGATTGCCGGCATAGGTCAGCGCGTCCAGCACGGTGATACCGTCATCGGGGTGATGCTGGCGCCAGTAATGCACGAAATTGGCACCGATAAAGCCGGCCCCGCCGGTGACGAGCAGTTCAGCCATGGTCGCGAAGGTCCTTCAGCATGGATCTCAGATTGACGCGCCAGTGCGGCGCCCGCCAGCCCAGCGCGGCCCAGGTCGCTTCCTTGTCCAGCACGGAAAAGGACGGGCGCCGGGCGGGCGTCGGAAAAGCGGAGGAGGGGATGGGGTGGACCGGCACGGCGCGATCCAGCAATCCGATTGCCAGCGCCTCTTCCTGGATTGCGACGGCAAAATCGTACCAGCTGGCAACGCCGCTGTCGGTGTAATGCAGCGTGCCCGACACCCCTGCACTGGCGAGTTCCCACAGCGCCCGGGCAATGCCGCCGGCATGGCTGGGCGTGCCGATCTGGTCGCAGACGACCTTTACCTCGTCACGCTCGCGCATCAGGCGCAGCATGGTGCGGACGAAATTATGCCCCTGCGCCGCATAAACCCATGCCGTGCGCACGATCAGCGCGTCGGGCGCTCGGCGGGCCGCGATCTCCCCCTCCATCTTCGACCGGCCATAGACGGAGAGAGGCGCATAGGCCGCGTTCACCGGATAGGGGGTGCTCGCCATGCCGTCGAACACGAAATCGGTGGATACATGGACCAGCCGGGCACCAACTGCCCGCGCCGCATCGGCCAGATGGCCCACGGCCTCGCCGTTGATCGCCATGGCCTGCGCCACTTCGCTTTCCGCCCGGTCCACCGCGGTATAGGCGGCGGAGTTCAGGATGAGCTGAGGGCGCTGTGCCGTGACCAGGGCGGCGACGGCCGCGCCGTCACTGACGTCGAGGCTTGCGCGATCGACCGCAATCGCATCGACACCCGCCGGGGTGCTCGCGATCAGGGCGCGCCCAAGCTGGCCACCCGCGCCGGTGATCAGGGCCTTCATGGATAAACGACAGCCTCGGCCAGCGGGCGCCGGTTCCAGCTTTCCATGAACAAGCTGCGGACATCGCCATGAATTCTTGGCTCGACGATATTTACGCCATCGATCCGGGTGGGGATCAGTTCCATTGCCGATCGCGCTCCAGCAATTCGGGCAGATAGGCGCCATGGCCGGACGTGCGCAGCGGCTGTGCAACCCGGCGCAGCTCCTCGTCCAAGATAAAGCCCTTGCGCCAGGCGAGAGTGAATCCCTTGCGCATCAATTCCATCCCTCGATCCTGACGCTGCTCCATCCATCAGCGCCCGATTTCGTCGCCTCGACTAGCCAGCATCAAGTTA of the Sphingomonas sp. BGYR3 genome contains:
- the rfbD gene encoding dTDP-4-dehydrorhamnose reductase — protein: MKALITGAGGQLGRALIASTPAGVDAIAVDRASLDVSDGAAVAALVTAQRPQLILNSAAYTAVDRAESEVAQAMAINGEAVGHLADAARAVGARLVHVSTDFVFDGMASTPYPVNAAYAPLSVYGRSKMEGEIAARRAPDALIVRTAWVYAAQGHNFVRTMLRLMRERDEVKVVCDQIGTPSHAGGIARALWELASAGVSGTLHYTDSGVASWYDFAVAIQEEALAIGLLDRAVPVHPIPSSAFPTPARRPSFSVLDKEATWAALGWRAPHWRVNLRSMLKDLRDHG
- a CDS encoding dTDP-4-dehydrorhamnose 3,5-epimerase family protein produces the protein MELIPTRIDGVNIVEPRIHGDVRSLFMESWNRRPLAEAVVYP